The proteins below are encoded in one region of Casimicrobium huifangae:
- a CDS encoding Mth938-like domain-containing protein, with protein sequence MAMKFQREAASAYAITAYTVGSVTVGGVEHRQSVRLSHREAAAPWPVAAFAEISSEAIAQATNVGAEIVLIGTGRALRFPKPDALRPLIEARIGYEVMDTSAACRTYNVLLGEGRQVAALLLFEA encoded by the coding sequence ATGGCGATGAAATTTCAGCGCGAGGCTGCAAGCGCATACGCGATCACCGCCTACACCGTCGGGTCGGTGACGGTGGGTGGCGTCGAGCATCGCCAGAGCGTGCGCCTGTCGCACCGCGAAGCTGCCGCGCCGTGGCCAGTGGCCGCGTTTGCCGAGATCAGCTCAGAGGCGATCGCGCAGGCAACCAACGTGGGCGCCGAAATCGTGCTGATCGGCACTGGCCGCGCGTTGCGCTTCCCCAAGCCCGACGCCCTGCGCCCGCTGATCGAGGCACGCATCGGCTACGAAGTGATGGACACCAGCGCTGCCTGCCGCACCTACAACGTGCTGCTCGGCGAAGGGCGGCAGGTGGCGGCGTTGTTGCTGTTCGAAGCTTAG
- the alaC gene encoding alanine transaminase encodes MQTEFSRIKRLPPYVFAITTDLKMAARRKGEDIIDFGMGNPDGPTPKHIVDKLVETAQRGDTHGYSVSKGIPRLRKAIANWYAQRYGAWIDPETEAIVTIGSKEGLAHLMLATLDRGDTALVPNPSYPIHIYGAIIAGADIRSVRMTEDVDFFEEIERAIRESFPKPKMLILGFPSNPTAMCVDLPFFEKIVALAKEHGIWVVHDLAYADLGFDGYKAPSIMQVKGAKEVAVEFFTMSKSYNMAGWRVGFMVGNPHLVSALGRIKGYNDYGTFTPIQVASIAALEGPQDCVEEIRQKYESRRNVMVKGLHEAGWMVDNPKASMYIWAKIPEPYMKMGSLEFAKKLLADAKVSVSPGIGFGQYGDTHVRFALIENEARSRQAVRGIKEMFKKDGLL; translated from the coding sequence ATGCAAACCGAGTTCTCGCGCATCAAGCGCCTTCCCCCTTACGTTTTTGCGATCACCACTGATCTGAAGATGGCTGCCCGCCGCAAGGGCGAAGACATCATCGATTTCGGCATGGGCAACCCCGACGGCCCCACGCCCAAGCACATCGTCGACAAGCTGGTTGAAACCGCGCAACGCGGCGACACCCACGGCTACAGCGTTTCAAAAGGCATCCCGCGTCTGCGCAAGGCCATCGCCAACTGGTATGCCCAGCGCTACGGCGCCTGGATTGATCCGGAAACTGAAGCCATCGTCACCATCGGCTCGAAAGAGGGCCTCGCGCACCTGATGCTCGCCACGCTGGATCGTGGTGACACCGCACTGGTGCCGAACCCGAGCTACCCGATCCACATCTACGGCGCGATTATCGCGGGTGCGGACATCCGCAGCGTGCGCATGACCGAAGACGTGGATTTCTTCGAAGAGATCGAGCGCGCCATTCGCGAAAGCTTCCCGAAGCCGAAGATGCTGATCCTCGGGTTTCCGTCGAACCCGACTGCCATGTGCGTCGATCTGCCGTTCTTTGAAAAGATCGTCGCACTGGCCAAAGAGCATGGCATCTGGGTCGTGCATGACCTTGCCTACGCCGACCTCGGCTTCGATGGCTACAAGGCGCCGAGCATCATGCAGGTGAAGGGCGCCAAAGAGGTTGCCGTCGAGTTCTTTACCATGAGCAAAAGCTACAACATGGCCGGCTGGCGCGTGGGCTTCATGGTGGGTAATCCGCATCTGGTCAGCGCGCTCGGCCGCATCAAGGGCTACAACGATTACGGCACTTTCACGCCGATTCAGGTGGCAAGCATCGCCGCGCTTGAAGGCCCGCAGGATTGTGTGGAAGAAATCCGCCAGAAATACGAATCTCGTCGCAACGTAATGGTGAAAGGCCTGCATGAAGCGGGCTGGATGGTCGACAACCCGAAGGCCAGCATGTACATCTGGGCAAAGATTCCCGAGCCGTACATGAAGATGGGCTCGCTGGAGTTCGCCAAAAAACTGCTGGCCGACGCCAAGGTCAGCGTGTCGCCCGGCATTGGCTTCGGGCAATATGGCGACACCCACGTGCGCTTCGCGCTGATCGAAAATGAAGCGCGCTCCCGTCAGGCGGTGCGCGGTATCAAGGAAATGTTCAAGAAGGATGGCTTGCTATAG
- a CDS encoding homoserine dehydrogenase codes for MKPLRIGLLGIGTVGGGTFDVLTRNAEEISRRAGRPITITHVADKNTALANQVVAGRATVTDDAFGVVRNPDIDVVVELIGGYGVAKQLILEAINNGKHVVTANKALLALHGNEIFAAARAKGVIVAFEAAVAGGIPIIKALREGLVANRIEWIAGIINGTTNFILSEMRSKGLAFADVLKEAQAKGYAEADPTFDIEGVDAGHKISILAALAFGIPLSFDKAHVEGITKIEAIDIRYAEEMGYRIKLLGIARRRGDGSDAGFELRVHPTLIPAKRLIANVEGVMNAVLVKGDAVGATLYYGAGAGAQPTASAVIADLVDVARLIDADVNHRVPYLAFQPDRIGSEPVLPIDEVETSYYLRLRVDDKPGVLADITRVLADNNISIDAMLQKEPAEGEAQTDIILLTHETIEKNVKRAIAAIEAQPSTRGKIVLLRLENLA; via the coding sequence ATGAAACCTCTCAGAATCGGACTCCTCGGCATCGGCACAGTGGGCGGCGGCACGTTTGACGTGCTCACCCGCAACGCCGAAGAAATTTCACGTCGCGCCGGGCGTCCGATCACCATTACCCACGTTGCCGACAAGAACACCGCACTGGCGAATCAGGTGGTGGCGGGTCGTGCAACGGTGACCGATGATGCTTTCGGCGTGGTGCGCAATCCGGACATTGACGTCGTCGTCGAACTGATCGGCGGTTACGGCGTTGCCAAGCAACTGATACTGGAAGCCATCAACAATGGCAAGCACGTGGTCACCGCCAACAAGGCACTGCTCGCATTGCATGGCAATGAGATCTTTGCCGCTGCGCGCGCCAAGGGCGTCATCGTCGCGTTTGAGGCCGCCGTTGCCGGTGGCATTCCGATCATCAAGGCGCTGCGCGAAGGCCTCGTCGCCAACCGCATCGAATGGATCGCCGGCATCATCAACGGCACCACCAACTTCATCCTCTCCGAGATGCGCAGCAAGGGCCTCGCCTTTGCTGACGTGCTGAAGGAAGCGCAGGCCAAGGGCTATGCCGAGGCCGACCCGACGTTTGATATCGAAGGCGTCGATGCAGGTCACAAAATCAGCATCCTTGCGGCGCTGGCGTTTGGCATTCCGCTGTCGTTCGACAAGGCCCACGTTGAAGGCATCACCAAAATTGAAGCCATCGACATCCGCTACGCCGAGGAGATGGGCTACCGCATCAAGCTGCTCGGCATTGCCCGCCGCCGCGGTGATGGCAGTGACGCGGGTTTCGAATTGCGCGTACACCCGACGCTGATCCCGGCCAAGCGACTGATCGCCAATGTCGAAGGCGTGATGAATGCGGTGCTGGTGAAGGGCGACGCCGTCGGTGCCACGCTGTACTACGGCGCCGGGGCCGGGGCGCAACCTACAGCGTCGGCCGTAATTGCAGATCTGGTGGATGTCGCGCGACTGATCGACGCCGACGTCAACCATCGTGTGCCCTACCTCGCGTTCCAGCCGGACCGCATCGGCAGTGAGCCGGTGCTGCCGATTGACGAAGTGGAAACTTCGTACTACCTGCGCCTGCGCGTGGATGACAAGCCGGGTGTGCTGGCCGACATCACGCGCGTGCTCGCGGACAACAACATCTCCATCGATGCGATGCTGCAAAAGGAGCCCGCCGAGGGCGAAGCGCAGACCGACATCATTCTGCTCACGCATGAGACGATCGAGAAGAACGTCAAGCGTGCCATCGCAGCGATTGAGGCGCAGCCGAGTACGCGTGGCAAGATCGTGTTGCTGCGGCTGGAGAATCTGGCGTGA
- the thrC gene encoding threonine synthase: MQYLSTRGHPARQSFSQVLLSGLAEDGGLMLPETLPKITDAELTAWRALPYHALAHAVLSKFIATDDIDSATLAALTKATYTKEVFGTDDITPLRKIDGYAPGMQIEALSNGPTLAFKDMAMQLLGRLFEFELGRRNQTLNILGATSGDTGSAAEYAMRGRKGVNVFMLSPAGRMSAFQRAQMYSLQDANIHNIAVEGVFDDCQDIVKAVSNDLAFKRQYNIGTVNSINWGRISAQVVYYVKGYLAATTANAQKVSFAVPSGNFGNILAGHIAREMGLPIDTLVLATNENNVLAEFFNTGVYRPRPSKETFETSSPSMDISKASNFERFVYHLFNNDAARVAALWREVDQGRAFDVSQTAEWKGLRERFGFVAGTSTHADRLATIREVYEKTGSLIDTHTADAVKVARPLVKPGVPMIVLETALPVKFADTVKDAVGFEPPLTADQQAMMKLPLRVVQIAPDVERVKAIIAGR; this comes from the coding sequence ATGCAGTACCTCTCCACCCGCGGCCACCCGGCGCGACAATCGTTCAGTCAGGTTCTGCTTTCCGGCCTTGCCGAGGACGGCGGCCTGATGCTGCCCGAGACGCTGCCGAAGATCACCGACGCAGAGCTCACCGCCTGGCGCGCGCTGCCGTATCACGCGCTGGCGCATGCAGTGCTCTCGAAGTTCATCGCGACCGATGACATCGATTCCGCCACGCTGGCCGCGTTGACGAAGGCGACGTACACGAAGGAAGTGTTCGGCACCGACGACATCACGCCGCTGCGCAAGATTGACGGCTACGCGCCAGGCATGCAGATCGAGGCCCTGTCGAACGGGCCGACGCTGGCCTTCAAGGACATGGCGATGCAGCTGCTCGGGCGGTTGTTCGAGTTTGAGCTGGGCCGTCGCAACCAGACGCTGAACATCCTTGGCGCTACGAGCGGCGATACCGGCAGCGCGGCGGAATACGCGATGCGCGGGCGCAAGGGCGTCAACGTTTTCATGCTCTCGCCCGCAGGCCGTATGAGTGCGTTCCAGCGCGCGCAGATGTACTCGCTGCAGGACGCCAACATCCACAACATCGCGGTGGAAGGCGTGTTCGACGATTGCCAGGACATCGTGAAGGCGGTGTCGAACGACCTCGCGTTCAAGCGACAGTACAACATCGGCACCGTGAATTCGATCAACTGGGGCCGCATCTCGGCGCAGGTGGTCTACTACGTCAAGGGCTATCTCGCGGCGACGACGGCGAACGCGCAGAAGGTTTCGTTCGCCGTGCCGTCCGGCAATTTCGGCAACATTCTCGCCGGCCATATCGCCCGCGAGATGGGCCTGCCGATTGACACACTGGTGCTCGCGACCAACGAGAACAACGTGCTCGCCGAGTTCTTCAATACAGGCGTCTATCGGCCGCGCCCGAGCAAGGAAACATTCGAGACATCGAGCCCGTCGATGGACATCTCGAAAGCCTCGAACTTCGAGCGCTTCGTCTACCACCTGTTCAACAACGACGCGGCGCGCGTTGCGGCGCTCTGGCGCGAGGTTGATCAGGGCCGTGCGTTCGACGTGTCGCAGACTGCGGAGTGGAAAGGCCTGCGCGAACGCTTCGGCTTTGTAGCCGGTACCAGTACGCACGCCGATCGCCTCGCTACCATCCGCGAGGTGTATGAGAAGACTGGTAGTCTGATCGACACCCACACCGCCGACGCGGTGAAAGTCGCTCGTCCGCTGGTGAAGCCAGGCGTACCGATGATCGTGCTCGAAACGGCACTGCCGGTAAAGTTTGCCGACACGGTGAAGGACGCCGTGGGCTTTGAGCCGCCGCTCACTGCCGACCAGCAGGCAATGATGAAGTTGCCGCTGCGCGTGGTGCAGATCGCGCCGGATGTCGAGCGCGTGAAGGCGATCATCGCCGGTCGATAA
- a CDS encoding ABC transporter ATP-binding protein, whose product MPNSLEVSHLSHRYPPRGREQARDTLHDVSFRVEAGRVGCLLGPSGCGKTTLLRCVAGLEPTGNGTIRIGERIVADGRTHIEPEDRGVGVVFQDYALFPHLDVAGNVGFGLNKLASRERDARVQEALELVRLRDTAHAYPHELSGGQQQRVALARALVLKPKLVLFDEPFSNLDIETRQRLSAEVRASLSEAHATALLVTHDQHEAFALADEIGVLRDGHLEQWDTAYNLYHRPSSRFIADFVGEGVFLPARVVDAGCLDSELGPMALSELTTRAPGDEIELLLRPDDVIHDDASTATAKVVARAFRGAQFLYTLELPSGRHVLALVPSHHNHRIGEAIGVRVELDHVVAF is encoded by the coding sequence ATGCCCAACTCCCTCGAAGTCAGCCACCTCAGCCACCGTTATCCGCCGCGCGGTCGCGAGCAGGCGCGGGACACGCTGCACGATGTAAGCTTTCGGGTTGAGGCCGGCCGCGTGGGCTGCCTGCTCGGGCCATCCGGTTGCGGCAAGACGACACTGCTACGCTGCGTTGCAGGACTGGAACCCACTGGCAACGGCACCATCCGCATCGGCGAGCGCATCGTGGCGGACGGGCGCACCCACATCGAGCCCGAAGATCGCGGCGTTGGCGTGGTGTTTCAGGACTACGCCTTGTTCCCGCACCTCGACGTTGCCGGCAACGTCGGTTTCGGGCTCAACAAGCTGGCGTCGCGCGAACGCGATGCGCGCGTGCAGGAGGCGCTGGAACTGGTGCGCCTGCGCGACACCGCGCACGCCTATCCGCACGAGCTTTCAGGTGGCCAGCAGCAACGCGTAGCACTGGCCCGCGCGCTGGTGCTTAAGCCCAAACTCGTTCTTTTCGACGAGCCGTTCTCGAATCTCGATATCGAAACGCGGCAGCGCCTCTCCGCAGAGGTGCGTGCCTCGCTGTCCGAGGCCCACGCCACGGCGCTGCTGGTGACGCATGATCAGCATGAGGCCTTCGCGCTGGCCGACGAGATCGGCGTGCTGCGCGATGGTCACCTCGAACAATGGGACACCGCCTACAACCTCTATCACCGGCCGTCGTCCCGCTTCATTGCGGATTTTGTGGGCGAGGGGGTGTTCCTGCCCGCGCGCGTTGTCGATGCCGGCTGCCTCGACAGCGAACTTGGCCCGATGGCACTGAGCGAGCTCACGACGCGCGCGCCGGGCGACGAAATCGAGCTGCTGCTGCGGCCCGACGATGTGATTCACGATGACGCCAGCACCGCGACGGCAAAGGTCGTTGCCCGCGCATTTCGCGGGGCGCAGTTCCTCTACACGCTGGAGCTGCCGAGCGGCCGGCACGTGCTGGCGCTGGTGCCCAGCCACCACAATCACCGCATCGGCGAGGCGATCGGCGTTCGCGTCGAGCTGGACCACGTCGTCGCGTTCTGA